The following proteins are encoded in a genomic region of Clostridium kluyveri:
- a CDS encoding ABC transporter permease, with product MILNKRILREFKDNIVKYIGMMLLVLISSMAIVGFANSSDCIIESGREAASKNNIEDGNFEVKSQLNNGILEKIRKLGVTVDENFYVDYKINDNQKIRLFKERKNINKVSMVEGENSRQNGRVIIDTHFGEENNYTLGSSLEIGNKKYIIEGYAAAPDYTLVIEKLGDVVANSKNFGIGFLTSKDFIELKDKKYSYTFKLNGISYHKVKNILQRDGKLISFINSTDNPRINGYMHDSQRNKNIAVMFGFILFIMIAFMISMSIINNIDKESPTIGALYALGYIKKELLRHFMILPIIIVSLGAIAGTCIGFIIEASFSQTITTYYSLPVIRRVYPPYLFFTGIVVPVIIVIIVNYKTLSERLKSSPLQLLRREKKQNKLNTIKIKKFKFITKFRLREFLREIKGNIILFCGMSIATFLLVFGIGINTGISTYVKNIENESKFEYTYILKLPIEITENKRTEKTTFKNLSIYYKILSQDMDIVLQGIKEDTNFYDFKIKDDDPGLYISESIGKKFGLQVGDFINLKDTTETKIYNLKVKGTVKYSSGLYVFMNQKQLNSLINESKYYFNGYISKDKLNINEDYIYSFTTNKNVIKSAKSMTSIMLPMIVIIIVISTMLFVISLYLLLKLMIDKSTLSISLVKIFGFNKKEIDKLYLSTSLYTVIFTSIVAVPLSYIALKAIYPSLIANMQSYLQIGLTIKDYCFIAVVILGSYFTSITLLKKYINKISLSEALMNRD from the coding sequence ATGATACTAAACAAAAGAATATTAAGGGAATTTAAAGATAATATAGTCAAGTATATAGGAATGATGCTGCTGGTCTTAATAAGTTCCATGGCAATTGTAGGTTTTGCAAACTCATCGGATTGTATTATAGAAAGCGGCAGGGAAGCTGCTTCAAAAAATAATATTGAAGATGGTAACTTTGAGGTAAAGTCACAACTGAACAATGGAATCTTAGAAAAAATCAGAAAATTAGGCGTGACTGTAGATGAAAATTTTTATGTTGACTATAAAATAAATGACAATCAGAAGATAAGATTATTTAAAGAAAGAAAAAACATAAATAAAGTATCTATGGTGGAAGGTGAAAATTCAAGACAAAATGGCAGGGTGATTATAGATACCCACTTTGGAGAAGAAAATAACTATACATTGGGAAGCAGCTTGGAGATAGGTAATAAAAAATATATTATAGAGGGCTATGCGGCAGCCCCAGATTATACTCTTGTCATTGAAAAATTAGGGGATGTGGTGGCTAATTCTAAAAATTTTGGTATTGGTTTTTTAACTAGTAAAGATTTTATTGAATTAAAAGATAAAAAATATTCCTATACATTTAAATTAAATGGAATATCATATCACAAGGTAAAAAATATTTTGCAAAGGGACGGAAAGTTAATATCTTTTATAAATTCAACTGATAATCCTAGAATAAATGGATATATGCATGACAGCCAAAGAAATAAAAATATTGCAGTAATGTTTGGATTTATATTATTTATAATGATAGCCTTTATGATATCTATGTCCATAATCAACAATATTGACAAGGAAAGTCCTACAATTGGAGCTCTTTATGCATTGGGATATATAAAAAAAGAGCTTTTAAGACATTTTATGATTCTTCCCATAATTATAGTTTCATTAGGGGCTATTGCAGGTACATGTATAGGGTTTATAATAGAAGCCTCTTTTTCCCAAACTATAACAACATACTATAGTCTTCCTGTTATAAGAAGAGTGTATCCCCCCTATTTATTTTTTACAGGTATAGTAGTTCCAGTTATAATAGTAATTATAGTTAATTACAAAACTTTATCGGAAAGATTGAAAAGTTCACCCCTTCAACTGCTAAGGAGGGAAAAGAAACAAAACAAACTAAATACTATTAAAATTAAAAAATTCAAGTTCATAACAAAATTTAGATTAAGAGAATTCTTAAGAGAAATAAAAGGTAATATAATTTTATTTTGTGGAATGTCTATAGCTACTTTTCTACTTGTATTTGGCATTGGAATTAATACTGGTATTTCTACATATGTAAAGAACATTGAGAATGAATCAAAGTTTGAATACACATATATACTAAAACTTCCTATTGAAATCACAGAAAATAAAAGGACTGAAAAAACTACATTTAAGAATTTGTCAATATATTATAAAATTTTATCACAGGATATGGATATTGTGCTTCAGGGAATAAAGGAAGATACCAATTTTTATGATTTTAAAATAAAAGATGATGATCCGGGGCTATACATATCTGAAAGCATAGGGAAAAAATTTGGACTGCAAGTGGGAGATTTCATAAATTTAAAGGATACTACAGAGACAAAAATATATAATCTGAAAGTCAAGGGAACTGTTAAATATTCTTCTGGTCTATATGTATTTATGAATCAAAAACAATTAAATTCTTTAATAAATGAATCCAAATATTATTTTAATGGTTATATATCCAAGGATAAACTTAATATTAATGAAGATTATATATACTCATTTACAACGAATAAAAATGTTATAAAATCAGCTAAAAGCATGACTTCAATAATGTTACCTATGATTGTAATAATTATAGTAATTTCAACCATGCTTTTTGTTATAAGTTTATATTTGCTGTTAAAACTCATGATTGATAAAAGTACTTTAAGTATATCTCTGGTTAAAATTTTTGGATTCAATAAAAAAGAAATTGATAAATTGTATTTAAGTACTTCCCTTTACACAGTTATATTTACTTCAATAGTAGCTGTTCCCTTAAGTTATATTGCTTTAAAGGCTATTTATCCCAGTCTAATAGCAAATATGCAGTCTTATCTTCAAATAGGGTTAACAATTAAGGACTATTGTTTTATAGCTGTAGTTATATTAGGTTCATACTTTACGAGTATTACTTTACTAAAAAAATATATAAATAAAATATCTTTAAGTGAAGCTTTAATGAATAGAGATTAG
- a CDS encoding ABC transporter ATP-binding protein has product MFLTIKDAMKAYGYGENKIQVLRGTSFQLEQGKICTVLGPSGSGKSTLLNVIGGLETIDSGEVVVDGIKISTLESDSLCSYRRSKLGFVFQFYNLVPNLTVLENIEVCEYLTKEPLDKEELIKTLGLWKHRDKFPRQLSGGQQQRTAIARALIKNPKLLLCDEPTGALDYKTSKEILELIEHVNKKYGTTMIIVTHNDAIKYMSNKVVKVRDGAIEEFYENEKAIPAKDINW; this is encoded by the coding sequence ATGTTTTTAACGATTAAAGATGCCATGAAGGCTTATGGATATGGAGAAAATAAGATACAGGTTTTAAGAGGTACAAGCTTCCAGCTAGAACAGGGGAAAATATGTACTGTGTTGGGGCCATCTGGCTCAGGCAAATCCACACTTCTCAATGTAATTGGAGGATTGGAAACCATAGATTCAGGAGAAGTAGTGGTAGATGGAATAAAAATTTCAACTTTGGAGTCTGATAGTTTATGTTCTTATAGAAGAAGTAAATTGGGATTTGTATTTCAATTTTATAATCTGGTACCAAATCTTACTGTACTAGAAAATATTGAAGTGTGTGAATATCTTACAAAGGAACCCTTAGATAAAGAAGAATTAATAAAAACATTAGGACTCTGGAAGCATAGAGATAAATTTCCAAGGCAGTTATCAGGAGGACAACAACAGAGAACAGCTATAGCTAGGGCACTAATTAAAAATCCAAAGCTGCTGCTTTGTGATGAACCAACAGGGGCTTTGGATTATAAAACATCCAAAGAAATTCTTGAATTAATAGAACATGTAAATAAGAAGTATGGCACTACAATGATTATAGTGACACATAATGATGCTATAAAATACATGTCTAATAAAGTTGTCAAAGTGAGGGATGGAGCCATTGAGGAATTTTATGAAAATGAAAAGGCAATTCCTGCAAAGGATATCAACTGGTAA
- a CDS encoding HlyD family secretion protein, translating to MISVNFNVHKKLKFFIFIIIILILSTTVVMASILKSGLQSDAYTVLKKGTSINKINVKGQIESDNTTEVYTTSSNIIKEIKVETGDEVKQGDVLALLDTKDLQKEIEQMEALLKTTQAANKSKLDNAKKAYDNAEKLSREGANSQIASAEGAVNAAKLDLDDKKNTYENNKVLFQCGAISEQDLNKSKISFKNAQDTYSESLAALNNIKDKVILDLNTAKSNYEQAKSLYEDKSQQIALERKKQQLSDCTVSAPADGIVSSVNGVEGNPASGSLLQIQSTDNIVAIMEVKEADIDKVKSGQKVEVKTDSTGDKIIQGEIIKIEDMAKKEDNDMLKLKDDSNDEEAKFEVKIKIKDLNHKLKIGMKATADIILEEKNNVYKVPYESVFKDKNDNNCIYIAEKQNKGYLVKQVSVTKGTESDSYVEVTGNYIKDGIIVLNNPLDYEVGETIKIK from the coding sequence GTGATTAGTGTTAATTTCAATGTACATAAGAAACTAAAATTTTTTATATTTATAATAATTATTTTAATTTTATCTACTACTGTAGTAATGGCAAGTATTTTAAAGTCAGGTCTACAGAGTGATGCGTATACGGTACTTAAAAAAGGAACCAGTATAAATAAAATAAATGTTAAAGGGCAAATTGAAAGTGACAATACCACTGAGGTCTATACAACTTCATCCAATATAATTAAGGAAATTAAGGTAGAGACAGGGGATGAAGTAAAACAGGGGGATGTATTAGCTTTACTGGATACCAAAGACTTGCAAAAAGAAATTGAGCAAATGGAAGCTTTGTTAAAAACTACACAGGCAGCTAATAAAAGTAAACTGGATAATGCAAAAAAAGCCTATGACAATGCAGAAAAATTAAGTAGGGAAGGTGCAAATTCACAGATTGCATCTGCAGAAGGGGCAGTAAATGCAGCAAAGCTGGATCTTGATGATAAGAAAAATACTTATGAAAATAACAAAGTTTTATTTCAGTGTGGTGCAATATCAGAGCAGGATTTAAATAAAAGTAAAATCTCCTTTAAAAATGCCCAGGATACCTATAGTGAATCTTTGGCAGCTTTGAACAATATAAAGGATAAGGTGATTTTGGATTTGAATACTGCTAAAAGCAATTATGAACAGGCTAAATCCCTTTATGAAGATAAGTCGCAGCAAATAGCACTTGAGAGAAAAAAACAACAGTTGTCGGACTGTACAGTTTCGGCTCCCGCTGATGGAATAGTCAGCAGTGTTAATGGAGTTGAAGGGAATCCTGCTTCTGGAAGTTTACTTCAAATTCAAAGCACAGATAATATAGTTGCAATTATGGAAGTTAAGGAAGCTGATATTGATAAAGTTAAAAGTGGACAAAAAGTGGAAGTGAAAACAGATTCAACCGGGGATAAAATTATTCAAGGGGAGATTATAAAAATAGAAGACATGGCTAAAAAAGAAGATAATGACATGCTTAAGCTTAAGGATGATTCTAATGATGAAGAGGCAAAATTTGAAGTAAAAATAAAAATAAAAGATTTAAATCATAAACTTAAGATAGGCATGAAGGCAACAGCGGATATTATTTTAGAAGAAAAAAATAATGTATATAAAGTTCCCTATGAAAGTGTTTTTAAAGATAAAAATGATAATAATTGTATTTACATAGCAGAAAAACAAAACAAGGGATATTTAGTTAAACAGGTATCGGTGACAAAGGGTACGGAATCGGATTCCTATGTAGAGGTCACGGGAAATTACATAAAAGATGGGATTATTGTGTTGAATAATCCTTTGGATTATGAGGTAGGAGAAACTATTAAAATCAAGTGA
- a CDS encoding ABC transporter ATP-binding protein, translated as MEPLLKCKDLKKSYFRKSALNGLNLEVEEGKITGLLGPNGSGKTTFLKIAAGILKQSSGEILIDGNKPGVKTKSEVSYLPDKDYIFKWMRINDAIDFFKDMYDDFDKNRALELLKFMNLEEDSKVKTLSRGMCEKFYLTLVLSRKAKLYVLDEPLGGVDPVTREKILDAILENYTENSSIVITTHLVSDIERLFDDVAFISEGKIILSGNAEELRAERKMSIDEIYREVFSNV; from the coding sequence ATGGAACCACTTTTAAAATGTAAGGATTTAAAGAAATCTTATTTTAGAAAGTCAGCCTTAAATGGACTTAATCTGGAAGTTGAAGAAGGTAAAATAACAGGACTCTTGGGACCAAATGGAAGTGGAAAAACTACTTTTTTAAAAATTGCAGCAGGCATATTAAAGCAGAGTTCCGGGGAAATACTTATAGATGGAAATAAACCTGGAGTAAAGACAAAATCCGAGGTTTCATATTTACCGGATAAGGATTATATTTTCAAATGGATGAGAATAAATGATGCCATAGATTTTTTTAAGGATATGTATGATGATTTTGATAAAAATAGGGCTCTAGAACTTTTAAAATTCATGAACCTGGAAGAGGATAGTAAAGTTAAGACTTTATCTAGAGGTATGTGTGAAAAATTTTATCTTACACTGGTGCTTTCTAGAAAAGCTAAACTCTATGTATTAGATGAACCATTAGGAGGAGTGGATCCTGTAACCAGAGAAAAAATATTGGATGCAATACTTGAAAATTATACGGAAAATAGTTCCATAGTTATAACTACTCACCTTGTAAGTGATATTGAAAGATTGTTTGATGATGTAGCCTTTATATCTGAGGGGAAAATAATACTGTCAGGTAATGCAGAAGAGCTTAGAGCTGAAAGAAAAATGTCCATAGATGAGATATACAGAGAGGTGTTTAGTAATGTTTAA
- a CDS encoding GntR family transcriptional regulator has product MNDEFEPNTPIYIQIMNIIKRKIINGKLKPGDKIPSVRELSASLKVNPNTIQRTYLELERENIAYKQRGMGTFLREDVSMIEKLKGEMARDIIYNFIKGMKELGFSSDEIIKIVEEKVQEV; this is encoded by the coding sequence ATGAATGATGAATTTGAACCTAATACACCAATATATATTCAAATAATGAACATTATAAAGAGAAAAATAATAAATGGGAAATTAAAACCTGGGGATAAAATTCCTTCTGTAAGGGAATTATCTGCTTCTTTAAAGGTTAATCCAAATACCATTCAGAGAACTTATTTGGAATTAGAGAGAGAGAATATTGCATATAAACAAAGAGGAATGGGTACTTTTTTAAGGGAGGATGTATCTATGATAGAAAAGTTAAAAGGGGAAATGGCAAGAGATATTATATATAATTTTATAAAAGGAATGAAGGAACTAGGGTTTTCTTCTGATGAAATAATTAAAATTGTAGAAGAAAAAGTGCAGGAGGTGTAA
- a CDS encoding MBL fold metallo-hydrolase has product MVFKLGKTRKISGNIYVVRTLVSNFFIYSNYGAAVCFNSGFIPCVVNRELGKINIKPESISNVFITYPHFYNMGGIKLFKNSNIYIPSKVFDEKLKHMEFNKKKKNKTKYLKVQDGDVLNIGNIKIKAIVFPGHKKGAISYMVNDSILFI; this is encoded by the coding sequence ATGGTATTTAAATTAGGTAAGACTCGTAAGATATCAGGTAATATATATGTAGTGAGAACACTTGTTTCTAACTTTTTTATTTATTCCAATTATGGAGCTGCTGTATGTTTTAATTCGGGTTTTATTCCCTGTGTTGTAAATAGGGAATTAGGTAAAATAAACATTAAACCTGAATCTATTTCTAATGTATTTATAACTTATCCCCATTTCTATAACATGGGAGGTATTAAATTATTTAAAAATTCAAATATTTACATACCCTCAAAAGTATTTGATGAAAAATTAAAACATATGGAATTCAATAAAAAGAAGAAGAACAAAACAAAATATTTAAAAGTACAGGATGGAGATGTATTAAATATAGGAAATATAAAAATAAAAGCTATTGTATTTCCGGGACATAAAAAAGGAGCTATTTCATATATGGTAAACGATAGTATTCTATTTATATAA
- a CDS encoding amidase domain-containing protein: MKFFLKKHFIQFIVIILFIFCISPYIKAQEEETLIKEEISNSIQEIFRNRNKAILNGDLKLIEVSYDKNTKYGTWAYEHEETKKKYLENWEEKQGVRFTDITPDIVIKRIRRKDDKFSVNLICSTEYKYVYENCPEIINRCRIGTSHVLNVAKKDNRWIITKEWYKDPFADSLNLDNLKVDSIKQYILSQNERELSNIGDRRKSAVEYADKYCGIATEKKHGYVYNKKYRNYNSQGGDCANFASQILHEGGKFRKNHSWNYDNSGATSAWLNADGFKDYMIYSGRASVIAHGSYEKVYKASYKLLPGDFVAYEKKGDITHISMVTGADCRGYSLVSCHNTDRNKVPWDLGWSDKNIKFWLIHVNY, translated from the coding sequence ATGAAATTTTTTCTAAAGAAACATTTTATACAGTTTATTGTAATAATTCTATTTATATTTTGCATATCGCCTTATATAAAAGCACAGGAAGAGGAAACTCTCATTAAAGAAGAAATATCAAATTCCATACAGGAAATATTTCGAAATAGAAATAAGGCCATATTAAATGGAGATTTAAAATTAATAGAAGTTAGCTATGACAAAAACACAAAATATGGCACCTGGGCTTATGAACATGAAGAGACCAAGAAAAAATATCTTGAAAATTGGGAAGAAAAGCAGGGGGTGAGGTTTACAGATATTACTCCTGACATAGTAATAAAAAGAATTAGGAGAAAAGATGACAAGTTTTCTGTAAATTTGATATGTTCAACAGAATATAAATATGTATATGAAAATTGTCCTGAAATTATAAATAGATGTAGAATAGGAACCTCCCATGTATTAAATGTGGCCAAAAAGGACAATAGATGGATAATAACTAAGGAGTGGTATAAAGATCCTTTTGCAGATTCTCTTAATTTAGATAACTTAAAAGTTGATTCCATAAAACAATATATACTGTCTCAAAATGAAAGAGAGCTTTCAAATATAGGAGATAGAAGAAAATCTGCAGTGGAATATGCAGATAAATACTGCGGCATAGCTACAGAAAAAAAACATGGTTATGTATATAATAAAAAATATAGAAATTATAATTCTCAGGGGGGAGATTGTGCTAATTTTGCATCCCAAATATTACATGAAGGAGGGAAATTCAGAAAAAATCATTCCTGGAATTATGATAATTCAGGAGCTACTAGCGCCTGGCTGAATGCAGATGGATTTAAAGATTATATGATATACAGTGGAAGAGCTTCAGTTATTGCCCATGGCAGCTATGAGAAAGTTTACAAGGCTTCTTACAAGCTTCTTCCAGGAGATTTTGTAGCATATGAAAAAAAAGGAGATATTACTCATATATCAATGGTGACAGGTGCAGACTGCAGAGGATATTCTCTGGTAAGCTGTCATAATACAGACAGAAATAAAGTACCTTGGGATCTTGGATGGAGTGATAAAAATATAAAATTTTGGCTGATACACGTGAATTATTAA
- a CDS encoding M15 family metallopeptidase has product MKKMILIIIFSCLWSSPVKALSSNYDITMKQDILCLMMAYKDYIVDIEKDSNENVYLITKSGKKVLYDDKKKKSFEEKLNNTDLQDMMEQPYPEDFINKVMDKDMDPGRFRVYSLLKEAYGFSKSSVEANLKRVNLGYGSFQFNGNNDASESLDNVMKELIPLSQKRADISRCLFPGSGTFNYRCISGTSLLSPHAFGIAIDLARDRRDYWKWVSKEEGDNRLKEYPKEIVEIFEKNNFVWGGKWSHFDILHFEYRPEIILKTKYFKHENKNDKLWYGNVPCEDEMVKNCIKKIDEKL; this is encoded by the coding sequence ATGAAAAAAATGATTTTAATCATAATATTCAGCTGTCTGTGGTCAAGTCCTGTAAAAGCTCTGTCAAGTAATTATGATATTACAATGAAACAGGATATTTTATGTCTTATGATGGCATATAAGGATTATATAGTTGATATAGAAAAAGACAGTAATGAAAATGTATATTTAATTACTAAATCCGGCAAAAAAGTTTTATATGATGATAAGAAGAAAAAGAGTTTTGAAGAAAAGTTGAATAACACAGATCTACAGGATATGATGGAACAGCCCTATCCAGAGGATTTCATAAATAAAGTTATGGATAAGGATATGGATCCGGGGAGATTTAGAGTTTATTCACTATTGAAGGAAGCATATGGATTCAGTAAAAGTTCTGTGGAAGCTAATTTGAAAAGAGTTAACCTGGGATATGGTAGTTTTCAATTTAATGGAAACAATGATGCTTCAGAATCCCTGGACAATGTTATGAAAGAACTTATTCCGCTGTCACAAAAAAGAGCAGATATTTCAAGATGCTTATTTCCAGGCAGTGGCACATTTAATTATAGGTGTATTTCTGGAACTAGTTTATTAAGTCCTCATGCTTTTGGAATAGCTATAGATCTTGCCAGAGATAGAAGAGATTATTGGAAGTGGGTATCTAAGGAAGAGGGAGATAACAGACTAAAAGAATATCCTAAAGAAATCGTAGAAATATTTGAAAAAAATAATTTTGTCTGGGGAGGAAAGTGGAGCCACTTTGATATTTTGCATTTTGAGTATAGACCGGAAATAATCTTAAAAACTAAATATTTTAAACACGAGAATAAAAATGATAAGCTCTGGTATGGAAATGTACCCTGTGAAGACGAAATGGTGAAAAACTGTATAAAAAAAATAGATGAAAAGCTATAA
- a CDS encoding helix-turn-helix domain-containing protein translates to MKKINIINKQEMGIRIRENREKLDLTRERFAEIVDLSALYIGQLERGERQMSLTALVKIANSLCVTTDYLIYGKDKCKNNENIIKEEFKEYNSAVDKKKSSVLHKLLETCSPKELNLIESMVKLILPYIR, encoded by the coding sequence ATGAAGAAGATAAATATAATCAATAAACAGGAAATGGGGATTAGAATTCGTGAAAATAGAGAAAAATTAGATTTGACAAGAGAAAGATTTGCTGAAATTGTGGATCTTTCCGCACTTTATATTGGACAACTGGAGAGAGGGGAACGACAAATGAGCCTTACGGCACTAGTTAAAATAGCAAATTCTCTTTGTGTAACAACAGATTATTTGATATATGGAAAGGATAAATGTAAAAATAATGAAAATATTATAAAAGAGGAATTTAAAGAATATAATTCAGCAGTTGATAAGAAAAAGAGCAGTGTATTACATAAGTTACTGGAGACATGCTCTCCTAAAGAGTTAAATTTAATTGAAAGCATGGTGAAACTTATTTTACCTTATATTAGATAG